In Nymphalis io chromosome 11, ilAglIoxx1.1, whole genome shotgun sequence, one genomic interval encodes:
- the LOC126771746 gene encoding cyclin-dependent kinase-like 1, which translates to MDRVRRAVLSPSTPRSRAMDKYEQLAVVGEGSYGVVLKCRRRDTGQLVAIKKFLETEDDVTVRKMALREIRMLKKLRHDHLVNMLEVFRRKRRFYLVFEYLDHTLLDELEACPGGLGEDTAKKHLYQLLKGIDYCHQNSIIHRDVKPENVLVSNNGIVKLCDLGFARALAAPGELYTEYVATRWYRAPELLVAEHRYGPEVDIWAIGCLFAEMLTGDPLFPGDSDIDQLALIIKTAGKLAPRHQQVVSRLSGGAALAAVSGTRGSLPGAAHAKDLLAACLRTEPRARPSASALLRHKYFLADGFAESFNAELKKKLGKEIETPATHGPARVVNKPRQQWTLNIIADHSRSRTSSNAGESLIDYNYTPSTDIQMESGPFEKRTPQSQMAQENEGSLHTVTNTMNTVAGGSVTGVGAQSTLPRSLARAIDETFQTFPVPVNSYPRTPYIKKVNSKLVMDEELLRGRVAAKKAAKKMTPDFSLPYVPGASNSPIKKAKKPPAYNTKSYDVWDHTVTPNSRTPTNLPYM; encoded by the exons ATGGATCGTGTCCGTCGTGCCGTCCTCTCCCCCTCCACTCCTAGGAGCCGAGCCATGGATAAATATGAGCAACTGGCTGTT GTGGGAGAGGGCTCGTACGGTGTTGTGTTGAAGTGCAGACGCCGAGACACTGGTCAGCTCGTTGCTATCAAGAAGTTCCTGGAGACAGAAGACGATGTAACTGTCAGGAAGATGGCGCTGAGAGAGATAAGGATGCTAAAG AAACTTCGCCATGATCATCTAGTGAATATGCTCGAAGTGTTTCGTCGAAAACGTAGGTTTTACTTGGTATTTGAATATTTGGATCACACTCTGCTGGATGAACTGGAAGCTTGTCCCGGTGGCCTAGGTGAAGATACTGCAAAGAAACACCTGTACCAGCTGCTTAAAGGGATTGACTATTGTCACCAGAATTCG ATAATCCATCGTGACGTTAAACCCGAAAATGTTCTAGTTTCTAACAACGGTATCGTCAAGCTATGCGATCTCGGGTTCGCAAGAGCCCTTGCCGCGCCAGGCGAGCTCTACACGGAGTATGTCGCCACGAGATGGTACAGAGCTCCCGAGCTGCTGGTCGCTGAACACAG ATACGGTCCAGAGGTAGACATTTGGGCCATCGGGTGTCTATTCGCGGAGATGTTAACCGGCGATCCGCTGTTCCCGGGCGACTCGGACATCGACCAATTAGCGCTGATTATAAAGACCGCTG GTAAACTTGCTCCTCGTCACCAGCAAGTTGTATCTCGGTTGTCAGGCGGTGCGGCGCTGGCGGCTGTGAGCGGAACACGTGGATCCTTGCCTGGCGCGGCGCACGCTAAGGACTTGCTCGCAGCGTGCCTGCGCACCGAGCCTCGAGCACGGCCTTCCGCCTCAGCGCTTTTAAGACATAA ATATTTTTTAGCTGACGGATTTGCGGAGAGTTTCAACGCCGAGCTCAAGAAAAAATTGGGCAAAGAAATTGAA acacCAGCCACTCACGGCCCGGCACGAGTCGTAAACAAACCGCGCCAGCAATGGACGTTAAATATTATAGCT gatcaCAGTAGATCTCGTACAAGCAGCAACGCGGGGGAATCGCTAATAGATTACAATTACACTCCGA GTACAGACATACAAATGGAAAGTGGACCTTTTGAGAAAAGAACGCCGCAATCGCAAATGGCACAAGAAAATGAG GGATCTTTACACACCGTCACTAATACGATGAATACCGTCGCTGGAGGCTCTGTTACGGGTGTGGGGGCGCAGTCGACGTTACCTCGGTCTTTGGCGCGTGCGATTGATGAAACATTCCAGACTTTTCCCGTACCCGTCAACTCATATCCACGAACGCCCTACATTAAGAA AGTAAACAGTAAGCTCGTAATGGACGAGGAACTCTTGCGTGGTCGAGTCGCTGCAAAGAAAGCTGCTAAGAAAATGACGCCAGATTTTTCACTACCATATGTACCTGGAG CGAGCAACAGCCCAATTAAGAAAGCCAAAAAGCCACCTGCGTATAACACCAAGTCTTATGACGTGTGGGATCATACT gtaaCTCCAAATTCAAGAACGCCAACGAATCTTCCGTATATGTGA
- the LOC126771810 gene encoding SH2 domain-containing protein 4B-like gives MLQQILRDMWVDPEILAELDETQKQTLFCKMREEQVRRWQVWDQKVSKEENERKIQTNGKKQVQFLNGEDGEPWVWVMGEHPDDQSIESILAEEARQRALAQAREEAHQLRKSVEKELTHLIDYKPLDSLEQKFDLSPKNVDSLEDSFDLYCTVDELRQRIEELEPEVKDKSDIEAEKDYCDDHLKLNLKKSTLQFNFIEGKRDAIQDASVPRTGDGVSLRVAAWERRVAAARAGDILRGLRARRARALRDAQLQAHDEDAVWREQERKAKEAEATMRQIARAAREAHRRAAPAAAPPAIPADKPPNREAVLEWFRTQELKRGVGLDENNKPVDWFHGLISRSESERLLSGRAEGSFLVRVSERVWGYALSYRGARCKHYLVDASRGAYRLLGDAQRAHRSLADLINYHKTTAITESGGELLTAPCPPARPPVV, from the exons gtGCGTCGATGGCAGGTTTGGGACCAGAAAGTAAGCAAAGAGGAGAATGAACGAAAAATCCAAACAAATGGAAAGAAGCAGGTGCAGTTTTTGAACGGAGAAGATGGAGAGCCATGG GTTTGGGTAATGGGAGAACACCCTGACGATCAGTCTATTGAGAGCATTCTAGCCGAAGAGGCTCGACAGCGTGCACTGGCACAAGCGCGCGAAGAGGCCCACCAGCTCCGCAAGTCTGTTGAGAAGGAGCTCACACATCTTATTGACTACAAACCCTTGGACAGTTTAGAGCAG AAATTCGACCTGTCCCCAAAAAACGTTGATTCTCTCGAAGATAGCTTTGACTTGTATTGTACAGTTGATGAGCTTCGGCAAAGAATCGAGGAACTAGAGCCCGAAGTCAAGGACAAAAGTGATATAGAAGCAGAGAAGGATTATTGCGATGATCACCTTAAGTTGAACCTCAAGAAGAGTACGTTGCAGTTCAATTTTATTGAGGGAAAACGGGATGCTATACAG GACGCCAGCGTCCCCCGCACGGGCGACGGCGTGAGCCTGCGCGTGGCGGCGTGGGAGCGGCGCGTGGCGGCCGCGCGCGCCGGCGACATCCTGCGCGGCCTGCGggcgcgccgcgcgcgcgcgctGCGGGACGCGCAGCTGCAGGCGCACGACGAGGACGCCGTGTGGAGGGAGCAGG AGCGTAAAGCGAAGGAGGCGGAGGCGACGATGCGTCAGATCGCCCGCGCGGCGCGGGAGGCGCAccgccgcgccgcgcccgccgccgcgccgcccgc AATTCCAGCGGACAAACCCCCGAACAGGGAGGCTGTACTGGAATGGTTCAGGACTCAAGAATTGAAACGAGGAGTGGGCTTGGATGAGAACAACAAACCGGTTGACTGGTTTCACG GTCTGATCAGTCGGTCGGAGTCGGAGCGGCTGCTGAGCGGGCGCGCCGAGGGCAGCTTCCTGGTGCGCGTGTCGGAGCGCGTGTGGGGCTACGCGCTGTCGTACCGCGGCGCGCGCTGCAAGCACTACCTCGTCGACGCCAGCCGCGGCGCCTACCGCCTGCTGGGCGACGCGCAGCGCGCGCACCGCTCGCTCG CCGATCTTATCAACTACCACAAGACGACGGCGATCACCGAGAGCGGCGGCGAGCTGCTGACGGCGCCGTGCCCGCCCGCGCGCCCGCCCGTCGTGTAG